A genomic window from Streptomyces brevispora includes:
- a CDS encoding PP2C family protein-serine/threonine phosphatase, producing the protein MDDRGVDGLGEALAAAEAAPPVESVDVVAASLRRQLGARSVSFLITDFTGASVVRLGTADDIDLERSADPIAVSGTVYDAVIRTQRPHVETVEGGAWTRVIAPVTNRGDALGLLELHLPHRPSPETLLRIRRSAHALSYIVIANRPFTDLYQWGRRTSPLSLAAEIQHRLLPTSLACEAAQFAVAGALEPAQHVGGDTFDYVIDRDHVQLSVTDAMGHDVDAALLATLLVGALRRARRQGADLAEQARSADQAVAEHSGGRYVTGQLLRISLHDGRTEFINAGHPWPLRLRGGKVEEIAPAVDMPFGFTAPHTYTVQELDLQAGDRLVMLTDGMLERSAADLDLPALIESTQDLHPREAARVLIEHVVRAHDGLLHDDATVMCLDWYGTGSTRRDAEHGADVSDASPMVGLQHTSPPGPAESRT; encoded by the coding sequence ATGGACGACCGCGGAGTGGACGGGCTGGGTGAGGCACTGGCCGCGGCGGAGGCTGCGCCGCCGGTGGAGTCCGTCGACGTCGTAGCTGCTTCTTTGCGAAGACAGCTCGGGGCCCGGTCGGTGTCGTTCCTGATCACCGACTTCACCGGCGCCTCCGTCGTCCGCCTGGGTACCGCGGACGACATCGACCTGGAGCGTTCAGCAGATCCGATCGCTGTCTCAGGCACGGTCTACGACGCGGTGATCCGCACCCAACGGCCGCATGTGGAGACCGTAGAGGGCGGTGCGTGGACGCGGGTGATCGCACCGGTCACCAATCGCGGGGATGCGCTCGGGTTGCTGGAGCTCCATCTGCCCCACCGCCCCAGCCCGGAGACCTTGCTGAGAATCCGCCGGAGCGCCCATGCCCTGTCATACATCGTCATCGCGAACCGGCCCTTCACCGACCTGTACCAGTGGGGCCGGCGTACCTCCCCGCTGAGCCTGGCCGCCGAGATCCAGCACCGGCTGCTGCCCACGTCGCTGGCGTGCGAGGCAGCCCAGTTCGCGGTCGCCGGGGCCTTGGAGCCGGCCCAGCATGTCGGCGGTGACACCTTCGACTACGTCATAGACCGCGACCACGTTCAGCTGTCCGTCACCGACGCCATGGGACACGACGTGGACGCCGCGCTCCTGGCCACCCTCCTCGTCGGAGCACTGCGCCGCGCCCGCAGGCAGGGGGCTGATCTCGCCGAACAAGCGCGGAGCGCCGACCAGGCCGTGGCCGAGCACAGCGGCGGCCGCTACGTCACCGGACAGCTGCTGCGGATCAGCCTGCACGACGGTCGAACCGAGTTCATCAACGCCGGCCACCCCTGGCCCCTGCGCCTGCGCGGCGGGAAGGTCGAGGAGATCGCACCGGCCGTCGACATGCCCTTCGGCTTCACAGCACCGCACACCTACACAGTCCAGGAACTGGACCTGCAGGCCGGGGATCGGCTGGTCATGCTCACCGACGGAATGCTGGAGCGCAGCGCAGCAGACCTCGATCTGCCGGCCCTCATCGAGAGCACCCAGGACCTGCACCCGCGGGAGGCCGCCCGTGTCCTTATCGAGCACGTCGTCCGTGCCCATGACGGGCTCCTGCACGACGATGCCACCGTGATGTGTCTGGACTGGTACGGCACCGGATCCACCCGCCGCGACGCCGAGCACGGCGCCGACGTCTCCGATGCGTCGCCGATGGTCGGACTGCAGCACACGTCTCCCCCAGGACCCGCAGAGTCTCGAACCTGA